From the Fusarium musae strain F31 chromosome 11, whole genome shotgun sequence genome, one window contains:
- a CDS encoding hypothetical protein (SMCOG1034:cytochrome P450~antiSMASH:Cluster_11.3) — MFSPTPQTLSIIIVVFILTTLLIRRALLPKPIPGIVYREANAKKILGNAWELLQWKKKHGEMFGYLANLAVELNEPVFQIFVHPLGKPWVIVADNREAFDILSRRTPKEFDRSRFLRSLFMPLVPEFHFHMPTGDRWKAHRKLVADTMSPAFLGGVAGPQMWKSTMKLIDLWRVKERLAKGRPFSVSTDIRKAAFEIIWAATFGFDSGSTSAQTELLETLPEFTNLPDVEHEVHFPVAPDPPVFKAGLALNDAMNIGVQSLVPGLHLWLAYNLMPSLRAARSLKEAVIQDMIKQAINKFSNQTDLNWEDQGNLKRHMKSAVDIVIAREIDSARKEGRTPELMSRTVQDELFSFMLAGNEIFTLTAWTLKFLTTHQNVQKKVRDELREQCSAAVERGDAPTVLEIMSARLPYFEAMIEESTRCGSVTQTNIRTTMQEVNILGHMVPKHTEILMLNNGPGSFMPPLSVDEEKRSESSKGTAGKIGQWNVKGMRDFDPERWLVKDEEGRLTFNPNAGPRHSFGAGPRACFGRKWAALEVKIMMALIVWHFNLEPTPKPLSSFKPFPGVAHRPEMIYLRLSNV, encoded by the exons ATGTTCTCCCCAACACCCCAAACCCTTAGCATCATCattgtcgtcttcatcctaaCAACCCTCCTCATCCGCCGCGCCCTCCTCCCGAAACCCATCCCCGGCATCGTCTACCGCGAAGCCAACGCCAAAAAGATCCTTGGCAACGCCTGGGAACTCCTgcaatggaagaagaagcacggCGAAATGTTTGGCTACCTCGCCAACCTCGCCGTGGAACTCAACGAGCCCGTGTTTCAGATCTTTGTGCACCCGCTCGGCAAGCCTTGGGTCATTGTTGCTGATAACCGCGAGGCTTTTGACATTTTGTCGAGACGTACGCCGAAGGAGTTTGATCGCTCAAGGTTCTTGAGGAGTTTGTTCATGCCGCTTGTGCCGGAGTTTCACTTCCATATGCCGACTGGGGACCGGTGGAAGGCCCATCGGAAGTTGGTCGCTGATACAATGTCGCCTGCGTTTCTGGGTGGTGTTGCTGGACCGCAGATGTGGAAGTCTACTATGAAGCTGATTGATCTTTGGAGAGTTAAAGAGAGATTGGCCAAGGGTAGACCGTTTTCTGTGTCGACGGATATTCGCAAGGCTGCTTTTGAGATCATCTGGGCTGCGACGTTTGGCTTTGACTCTGGCTCGACAAGTGCTCAGaccgagcttctcgagacGCTGCCTGAGTTCACCAACCTACCCGACGTGGAACATGAAGTCCACTTCCCTGTTGCCCCTGATCCTCCCGTCTTCAAAGCTGGTCTCGCTCTCAACGACGCCATGAACATTGGGGTTCAATCACTTGTACCTGGATTGCATTTGTGGTTGGCTTATAACCTCATGCCATCTCTACGTGCGGCGCGAAGCCTCAAAGAAGCTGTCATCCAAGACATGATCAAGCAAGCGATCAACAAGTTCTCTAACCAGACTGATCTCAATTGGGAGGACCAAGGTAATCTGAAGCGACACATGAAAAGCGCAGTCGACATTGTCATCGCCCGAGAAATTGACAGCGCGCGAAAAGAAGGTCGTACGCCCGAGCTGATGAGTCGCACCGTCCAAGACGAGCTGTTCAGTTTCATGCTGGCTGGTAACGAGATCTTCACCCTGACTGCCTGGACTCTCAAGTTTCTCACCACGCATCAGAACGTTCAGAAGAAGGTCCGCGATGAACTCAGAGAACAGTGCAGCGCTGCTGTCGAGAGAGGCGACGCACCCACTGTCTTGGAGATCATGTCCGCTCGCCTCCCGTACTTTGAGGCTATGATTGAAGAGTCTACGCGCTGTGGTTCCGTCACCCAGACCAATATCCGCACGACGATGCAAGAGGTTAATATTCTGGGTCACATGGTTCCGAAGCACACGGAGATTCTGATGCTGAACAATGGACCTGGAAGTTTCATGCCCCCACTATCCGTCGACGAAGAAAAGCGATCAGAGAGTTCAAAGGGTACAGCTGGTAAGATCGGCCAGTGGAACGTGAAGGGCATGAGAGACTTTGATCCAGAGCGATGGCtcgtcaaagatgaagagggtcGATTGACGTTTAATCCCAATGCTGGACCACGACATTCATTCGGTGCTGGGCCCAGGGCCTGTTTCG GTCGTAAATGGGCTGCGCTGGAGGTCAAGATCATGATGGCGCTTATTGTTTGGCACTTCAATCTTGAGCCGACGCCGAAGCCGCTGTCGAGCTTTAAGCCTTTCCCTGGTGTTGCGCATCGGCCGGAGATGATATACTTGCGTTTATCGAATGTTTAG
- a CDS encoding hypothetical protein (EggNog:ENOG41~antiSMASH:Cluster_11.3) produces the protein MAFGLGKLKTLGLGVLIFAILVAAFDKTDETKHHFQVNITSTRILGLLTVIFVVSNFKSMPFVWTLRVLYTISYHTVFRKSPQLGPKALFKPIIATTSTSLLEVDYYLHKSNSTYFADLDVGRAHLIAYLFRRGFHRLSNNTKLGIVLDPKTGTPMGGRLGINLGGVETCFRREITAFKQVEMWSYVLTWDRKWLFIVTHFVPKGTALPTEWLDPRFARTATRPLLKNSGDLSKKIYATALSKYVFKLKRLTVPPSTVLEEAGLLPIRPGGWAIGERDLEAVEPDGSSIDISKNGEWDWRRVEAQRHKGIELISKPNHLDLIHDGFDGGSEGAIGRFSPG, from the exons ATGGCGTTTGGCTTGGGCAAGTTGAAAACACTTGGACTCGGTGTCCTGATCTTTGCGATTCTCGTCGCTGCATTTGACAAGACGGATGAGACAAAACACCACTTCCAGGTCAACATTACAAGCACACGAATCTTGGGGCTGTTGACCGTCATATTCGTCGTATCAAACTTCAAGTCAATGCCATTCGTCTGGACA CTGCGCGTGCTATACACAATCTCATACCATACCGTCTTCCGTAAATCACCCCAATTAGGCCCCAAAGCGCTATTCAAACCCATCATCGCCACGACTTCCACTTCCCTCCTCGAAGTGGATTATTACCTCCACAAGTCCAACTCGACATATTTCGCCGACCTTGACGTAGGGCGTGCGCATCTAATCGCATACCTCTTCCGACGTGGCTTCCATCGATTatccaacaacaccaagctcgGAATTGTTCTTGATCCAAAGACCGGTACACCAATGGGCGGAAGACTCGGGATAAatcttggtggtgttgaaacCTGCTTTCGACGTGAAATCACAGCGTTCAAACAGGTAGAGATGTGGAGTTATGTTTTGACTTGGGATCGGAAGTGGTTATTCATCGTCACGCATTTCGTGCCGAAAGGTACAGCGCTTCCGACAGAGTGGCTTGATCCACGGTTTGCAAGAACAGCGACCCGGCCACTCCTCAAGAATTCAGGAGATTTAAGCAAGAAGATATACGCTACTGCTTTGAGCAAGTATGTTTTTAAGTTGAAGCGTCTTACGGTGCCGCCGTCGACTGTGCTGGAGGAGGCTGGTCTGTTGCCAATCCGACCTGGAGGATGGGCAATTGGCGAGCGGGACCTGGAAGCAGTGGAGCCTGATGGTTCGAGTATTGATATCAGTAAAAATGGTGAGTGGGATTGGAGACGGGTTGAGGCCCAAAGACATAAGGGAATCGAGTTGATTAGCAAGCCGAACCATCTTGACTTGAtccatgatggctttgaTGGAGGTAGTGAGGGAGCAATTGGACGTTTTAGCCCGGGATAG